In the genome of candidate division KSB1 bacterium, the window CACTTTCCTGGTGGAGAAGTACATCCTGCTCCCTGATGCCAGCGTCTTCAGGCTGATTTTTGCCGGTCACCAAGCGCCGGACCTCCGCTTCTTGAGGACCATTGCCTACATCCTCACCATAGCCAGTCTCGTGCAGTTCGTAGAGATGGTGATCCAGAAGAGCAGTCCGGCTCTGTACAAGTCCCTTGGCATCTATCTTCCCCTCATTACTACCAATTGCGCCGTACTGGGCGTGGCCCTGCTGAATCAGGTGGAGCACTTTGACTTCATCCAGAGCGCGGTGAATGGGTTCTCTGCGGGGGTAGGCTTTACGCTGGCATTGGTGCTCATGTCCAGCATTCGGGAGAAGTTGGAACTGGCGGATGTGCCGGAGGCGTTGCGGGGCGTGCCCATTGCCTTCATCATGGCCGGGCTGATGTCCATCGCCTTTCTCGGCTTTTCGGGGCTCACGCTGAAATAGCGGTATCCTCCAGCGCATCCCAGGCGCTCACTGTAAAGCAAGCCCCTCTCCGCTCCTTGCCCGAACGAGGGGCTTGTTTATCTTGTCGAGCGAGGCGCTTGGAAATCCGATTGGTGAGATGGTGACCAAGGCCAAAAGAGAACGCAAGGTGCGGGACGAGAAGCGCATGCCATTCCTGGACCACCTCGAGGAGTTGCGGTGGCGGCTCATCAAGTGTCTTGTTGCCGTCGCCGTGGCCAGCCTTCTCTGCTATGCGGTGGCCGGCAAGTTGATGAGCTTCCTGACCAGGCCTTACCCAAAGCAACTGGTGTTTCTCTCTCCGGCCGAAGGTTTCATGGTCACGCTCAAGGTCTCGCTGTTCGGCGGACTGGTGCTGGCTCTGCCGGTGGTCTTCTACCAGCTCTGGCAGTTTGTTGCCCCGGGGCTGCTGGAGAAGGAGCGCCGGTACGTGCCTGTGGTAGTGATTGTCTCCACGGTGTCGTTTGTCGTGGGGGCCGTGTTTGCCTACTGGGTGATGAACCCCTTGGCGCTACGTTTCTTCTTAGGCTTCGAAAGCTCCACGCTGGTGGCCACCATCCGCGTGAGCGAGTACTTGGGCTTTGTCACCAACATGATGTTGGTCTTCGGCGTCGTCTTTGAGATGCCCCTGTTGAGCTTCTTTCTGGCGCGGATCGGTGTGCTGACTCCGCGCCTCTTGCGCTCGAAGCGGCCTTACAGCGTGGTGGCCATTCTCACCGTTGCCGCCATTCTGACGCCGCCGGATGTCTTGACCCAGATTCTGCTGGTGGCGCCAATGCTGGTGCTCTACGAAATCAGCATCTGGGTGGCAGCAGTGGCAGCGCGGCGCAGGCAGCAGAGCTTAGCTTCTTGAGCACAGGGCAAGCCAGCGTTCGGCCCAGTACCAGGCGCATTCAGGTCGAGGGGAGGTGTCGTGTTATGGATATTATGCCCGATCGCTACAAGAGCTTGGACGACCCAGAGCTCACCTCGCGCATCAGGAAGCTGAAACAGGACTACGGCCAGGCGCTGCTCGCCCTGGCGCACTACTACCAGCGGGATGAGATTGTGGCGCTCGCCGACTTTGTCGGAGACTCTTATGCCCTGGCCAAGAGGGCTTCCCAGCAGAGCGCGGCGCGCTACATCGTGTTTTGTGGCGTGCACTTTATGGCGGAGAGCGCGCGCATTGTGTGCGACCCGGGGCAGCGCGTCTTCCTGCCGGATCATCTGGCCGGCTGTCCGTTGGCCGACATGGCCGAGGTGGAGGATGTGGAAGAGGCGTGGGCGGAGATCGGCAAGCATTGCGACCTCCGCCAGGTAGTGCCGGTGACCTACATCAACTCAAAGGCAGAACTGAAGGCCTTTTGTGGCCGCAATGGGGGGACGGTCTGCACCTCGGCAAACGCCGGAGGGGCCATCGACTGGGCGCTCCGCCGGGGCCGCAAAGTCTTTTTCTTTCCGGACCAACATCTCGGCAGGAACGTGGGGCTGGCCAAAGGTATAGCTGCTGACCAGATGGTCGTGTGGGACCCGACCAAGGAGCATGGCGGCCTTGATGCAGCGGCACTCGAGGCGGCAGTGCTCATCCTGTGGAACGGGCACTGCCATGTGCACACCTTGTTCAGTCCAGAGCAAGTAATGGCGGCCAGGCAAAAATACCCCAAGGCGCTGGTCGTCGTACATCCCGAGTGCAAACCTGAGGTGGTGGCTGCCTCCGATGCTGCCGGCTCGACCTCCTTCATCATCAAGTACGTGGCGGAGGCGCCGCCCGGCAGCACGATTGTCGTGGGCACCGAGATCCACCTCGTGAAGCGGCTGGCTGCGCAATACACCGACCGTACGGTGGTCCCCCTGGGCCATTCTCTCTGCCCGAACATGTACCGCATCAACCTGCGCAACTTGTGCTGGACCATAGAAGAGTTGGGGAGCGTAAACGAGATTCTGGTGCCAGAGCCGGTGCGCACTGAGGCCAGAATCGCGCTGGAAAGGATGTTGCAGATTGGCTGAGAGGATGTGCGCGCCGCGGTGCCCACCGAGGGCTGCAGGGCAGGTTGACCTGCATTTGCACTCGACGTTTTCGGACGGCTTGTACACGCCGCGCGGTCTTGTGGAGCTGGCTGCGGCTGTCGGGCTTGAGGCGATCAGCGTCACGGACCAC includes:
- the rsxA gene encoding electron transport complex subunit RsxA, whose amino-acid sequence is MDVRSLLIIAVGAIFINNFVLMRFLGICPYIGVSKSLDSAVGMGSAVIFVMTLASVVTFLVEKYILLPDASVFRLIFAGHQAPDLRFLRTIAYILTIASLVQFVEMVIQKSSPALYKSLGIYLPLITTNCAVLGVALLNQVEHFDFIQSAVNGFSAGVGFTLALVLMSSIREKLELADVPEALRGVPIAFIMAGLMSIAFLGFSGLTLK
- the tatC gene encoding twin-arginine translocase subunit TatC; the encoded protein is MRDEKRMPFLDHLEELRWRLIKCLVAVAVASLLCYAVAGKLMSFLTRPYPKQLVFLSPAEGFMVTLKVSLFGGLVLALPVVFYQLWQFVAPGLLEKERRYVPVVVIVSTVSFVVGAVFAYWVMNPLALRFFLGFESSTLVATIRVSEYLGFVTNMMLVFGVVFEMPLLSFFLARIGVLTPRLLRSKRPYSVVAILTVAAILTPPDVLTQILLVAPMLVLYEISIWVAAVAARRRQQSLAS
- the nadA gene encoding quinolinate synthase NadA — protein: MDIMPDRYKSLDDPELTSRIRKLKQDYGQALLALAHYYQRDEIVALADFVGDSYALAKRASQQSAARYIVFCGVHFMAESARIVCDPGQRVFLPDHLAGCPLADMAEVEDVEEAWAEIGKHCDLRQVVPVTYINSKAELKAFCGRNGGTVCTSANAGGAIDWALRRGRKVFFFPDQHLGRNVGLAKGIAADQMVVWDPTKEHGGLDAAALEAAVLILWNGHCHVHTLFSPEQVMAARQKYPKALVVVHPECKPEVVAASDAAGSTSFIIKYVAEAPPGSTIVVGTEIHLVKRLAAQYTDRTVVPLGHSLCPNMYRINLRNLCWTIEELGSVNEILVPEPVRTEARIALERMLQIG